The proteins below are encoded in one region of Methanofollis aquaemaris:
- a CDS encoding NOB1 family endonuclease, which translates to MKIILDATAFFVDRPYEGEIYTTPRVVAELVDLRAKCRYETLLATGLTVTEPSPEARRAAEAAAGLSRDISVLSPTDLEVLALARDLEGVLYTDDFAVQNAAINLGVETHPIQQRRAKKVKWKYRCAGCGRYYDEPGECPVCGAEVRRKRR; encoded by the coding sequence ATGAAAATTATCCTGGACGCCACCGCCTTCTTCGTGGACCGGCCCTACGAGGGCGAGATCTACACCACCCCGCGGGTCGTGGCCGAACTCGTCGACCTCAGGGCAAAGTGTCGGTACGAGACGCTGCTGGCTACCGGCCTGACCGTGACCGAGCCCTCGCCCGAGGCGCGGCGGGCCGCGGAGGCGGCAGCCGGACTGAGTCGGGACATCAGTGTTCTCTCCCCGACCGACCTTGAGGTGCTGGCCCTGGCCCGCGACCTGGAGGGCGTGCTGTACACCGACGACTTCGCTGTCCAGAACGCGGCGATCAACCTGGGGGTCGAAACTCACCCGATCCAGCAGCGGCGGGCAAAGAAGGTGAAGTGGAAGTACCGGTGCGCCGGGTGCGGGCGGTATTACGACGAGCCCGGCGAGTGCCCGGTCTGCGGTGCCGAAGTGAGGCGGAAACGCCGGTGA